The following proteins come from a genomic window of Rutidosis leptorrhynchoides isolate AG116_Rl617_1_P2 chromosome 10, CSIRO_AGI_Rlap_v1, whole genome shotgun sequence:
- the LOC139870040 gene encoding protein NO VEIN-like has protein sequence MGLKLSKSSDHDDALSTSTSLLHSPAVQDSHFVLELVRNADENVYPCDVEPTVTFIVQETRVIVLNNDQGFSVESIKALCDDVFCSKKDPSSTSGNKYIGKKGVAAFNSVFWFTNALEIHSNDFHIMLSNTNGLPKWIPPRDISLFCKMVAAALDSCDPMDDKRWNTCMVLPKKNEELAQVYLTLMFPKLHPCVMLFLHRLECIKYINFVHNSLIVMRKEVVGDGFVNIFQEEEKTTWFVKKSKLQVDDQVSSDHHVQTTTEISIAFMLKGLNDGNYTPEIYENLVFASLLPLISFGLKFIIQADFIVSSSRKEEVEVDNPWNQWLLNELPNVFVNAEISFCSLPCFKENPAKGVSVFLSFVPLEEDQVEGFFSCLTHTIISKLRVSNCLLLEEGDDDNVWVRPCKVVRNWTEETRSLLPDSLIREHLNVGYLNKDTVLSDSLAQALSIEECGPIFLVDFMASLLCGGVGSLKSMGLSWLSSWLNVLYHQILLVNQPEYDMIICSLSQLPFIPLLDGSYASISEGVIWILKNEHGFRTFGIINPKLRIVNPALFSDHVENITQMLYKLGVQRLAAHDTLTMHVLPALCSKNIIMAEGKELMIEYLSFVMVHLESGCSKCLVEKEQILSRLSKDAYVSTNYGYVRFADVAIHFGKEFGNPIDMSKLLDGSTMKWVEIDIAYLKHPVHNSLSKALSKWRNFLMKLGVTDFVKIVKSKKSDDWDSQELIHLLSHVSSNGDKQKGVCLLKVLDTVWDVYFSDKPYKGYVIKILSGVRWLASSMDDQLHFPKDLFHNCENVLEILGNTAPYTVPKISNMKLLNDIGLKNTVTLDDALAVLRVWRRSKITLRASIYQMSKFYTYLLNRMSISKKKISKELCSQPFIFVPWVFISNTNEMVCGLLLSPSEVCWDDSTGLMEQTKSNHPRFYQYNKTNRLFSMMLSNIYPPGLHDFFVKEFGVAENPPLLSYLEPLLQLSNGSLPSLASKTVFQVFRKWSDELDSGIMRCDDIDYVKKSMKDKKMRVLPTSHNEWVSLHKSFGLIFWCEYEQLTKEFINLKNVNILHFWELTTGEKQMLRDKVSVLFSRLGIPSLSENVNREVVHDGPTDSSYIISLVNWALPYAQRYIYNIHPNEYYQLKLSGFKTLHSLKITVVDKLFYTYVINKFGIKSNNLTECTCLLHDNVLYAARKFDDHSLFIELSRLLLVGIPEFNFTNFLHVITTMAKSGFTEVKMEEFVTNSQNLPNLPSEESQWSLSSTSSSEAGSSMTRKTGKMSSWPPVHWKMGPVLIPHDVGLLDSISDPDMLDTVIDMNVYSSDTPQNVITGRIGESEAFKYFCTELGEKRVTWVNEVNESGLPYDILVEDKDNNEKEYIEVKSTSKMNKDWFNISLKEWAFAVKKGESFSIARVVLSDKKPAKITTFKNPAKLCRSKQLQLAIHPNK, from the exons GTTCGAAATGCTGATGAAAACGTGTACCCATGTGATGTGGAGCCGACTGTGACCTTCATTGTTCAAGAAACCAGAGTTATAGTCTTGAATAATGATCAAGGTTTTTCTGTTGAAAGTATTAAAGCACTTTGTGATGATGTTTTCTGTTCTAAAAAGGACCCTAGTAGTACTAGTGGTAACAAATATATTGGGAAAAAAGGCGTTGCTGCTTTCAATTCTGTATTTTGGTTTACTAACGCTCTCGAAATACATTCTAATGACTTCCATATTATGTTAAGTAATACTAATGGTTTGCCAAAATGGATTCCACCTCGTGATATTAGTTTGTTTTGCAAGATGGTTGCTGCTGCTTTGGATAGTTGTGATCCAATGGACGATAAACGTTGGAACACATGCATGGTCCTTCCAAAGAAAAATGAAGAACTTGCACAAGTCTACTTAACTTTAATGTTTCCTAAACTCCATCCGTGTGTAATGCTATTTCTTCATCGCCTTGAATGTATCAAGTACATAAATTTTGTACATAATTCACTCATTGTTATGAGAAAAGAAGTTGTTGGAGACGGATTTGTTAACATCTTTCAAGAAGAAGAAAAGACAACTTGGTTTGTCAAAAAGTCAAAacttcaagtggatgatcaagtaAGTAGTGATCATCATGTCCAAACGACGACTGAAATATCAATAGCGTTTATGTTAAAGGGTTTAAATGATGGAAACTACACCCCGGAGATATACGAGAATCTTGTTTTCGCTTCTCTGCTTCCATTAATCTCGTTCGGTTTAAAATTTATCATTCAAGCGGATTTTATCGTTTCGTCATCTAGGAAAGAAGAAGTTGAAGTAGATAATCCATGGAACCAATGGTTGCTAAATGAGCTTCCAAATGTGTTTGTTAATGCTGAAATTTCATTCTGTAGTCTTCCTTGTTTTAAGGAGAATCCAGCCAAGGGTGTTTCCGTATTTTTAAGTTTCGTTCCTCTTGAAGAAGACCAAGTTGAAGGGTTTTTTTCTTGCTTAACACATACGATTATTTCCAAGTTGCGTGTGTCTAATTGTCTGCTTCTAGAAGAAGGGGATGATGACAATGTGTGGGTCCGCCCATGTAAAGTCGTAAGAAACTGGACGGAAGAAACACGTTCGCTGTTGCCGGATAGTTTGATAAGGGAGCATCTTAATGTCGGATACTTGAATAAAGATACGGTTTTATCAGATTCATTAGCACAAGCTTTAAGCATTGAAGAATGTGGACCCATATTTCTTGTTGATTTTATGGCTTCTTTATTATGTGGGGGGGTTGGTTCTCTTAAATCAATGGGTCTCAGTTGGCTATCATCTTGGCTAAATGTTTTGTATCATCAGATATTGTTGGTTAATCAACCTGAGTATGATATGATCATATGCTCTCTTAGCCAATTACCGTTTATTCCTCTTTTAGATGGTAGTTATGCGTCAATTAGCGAAGGTGTAATCTGGATACTTAAGAATGAGCATGGGTTTAGAACGTTTGGAATTATCAATCCGAAACTCCGAATTGTTAATCCGGCCCTTTTCAGTGACCATGTTGAAAACATAACCCAAATGCTTTACAAACTTGGGGTCCAGAGATTAGCTGCACATGATACTTTAACAATGCACGTGTTACCCGCAttatgtagtaaaaatataataatGGCGGAAGGTAAAGAGTTAATGATCGAGTATCTTTCTTTTGTGATGGTTCACTTAGAATCGGGTTGTTCTAAGTGTCTTGTAGAAAAGGAGCAGATACTCTCACGTTTGAGTAAGGATGCATATGTTTCCACAAATTATGGGTATGTACGATTTGCTGACGTGGCAATTCATTTCGGTAAAGAATTCGGTAATCCAATCGATATGAGCAAGTTGCTTGATGGGTCCACTATGAAATGGGTTGAGATTGATATCGCTTATCTGAAGCATCCGGTTCACAACTCGTTATCTAAAGCGTTATCGAAATGGAGGAATTTTTTGATGAAATTGGGAGTTACTGATTTTGTGAAAATAGTTAAATCCAAAAAGAGTGATGATTGGGATTCACAAGAGTTAATTCATTTGTTGTCGCATGTTTCCTCGAATGGTGATAAACAAAAAGGTGTATGCCTTTTAAAGGTACTTGATACGGTGTGGGACGTTTACTTTAGTGACAAGCCATATAAAGGTTATGTTATAAAAATCCTAAGTGGCGTTCGATGGTTGGCGTCTAGTATGGATGATCAACTTCACTTTCCTAAAGATTTGTTCCATAACTGTGAAAATGTGCTTGAAATTCTTGGTAACACGGCACCATACACTGTCCCAAAG ATTTCTAATATGAAGCTCTTAAACGATATTGGGTTGAAGAATACAGTCACTCTTGATGATGCTTTAGCAGTTCTCAGAGTTTGGAGAAGATCTAAGATAACTTTACGGGCGAG CATATATCAGATGTCCAAGTTCTACACTTATTTATTAAATAGAATGAGCATCTCGAAGAAGAAAATATCTAAGGAGCTTTGTTCTCAACCTTTCATATTCGTTCCTTGGGTGTTTATTAGTAACACAAATGAAATGGTATGCGGTTTATTATTATCTCCCAGTGAGGTATGTTGGGATGATTCAACCGGTTTAATGGAACAAACAAAGTCTAATCATCCTCGGTTTTACCAATATAATAAGACTAATCGTCTTTTCAGCATGATGTTAAGCAACATTTATCCTCCTGGCCTTCATGATTTCTTTGTGAAGGAATTTGGAGTTGCTGAAAATCCTCCTCTTTTAAGCTACCTTGAGCCGTTATTACAGTTATCAAATGGGAGTTTGCCATCACTTGCATCTAAAACA GTTTTCCAAGTTTTCCGAAAATGGAGTGACGAGTTAGACTCGGGGATTATGAGATGTGATGATATTGACTACGTGAAAAAAAGCATGAAGGATAAGAAAATGAGGGTCCTTCCAACTTCGCACAATGAATGGGTCTCATTGCATAAATCCTTTGGTCTAATATTTTGGTGTGAGTATGAACAACTAACAAAAGAATTCATCAACTTGAAAAATGTTAATATTTTGCATTTTTGGGAGCTAACAACCGGAGAAAAACAAATGCTTCGGGATAAAGTTTCTGTTTTATTTTCTAGACTCGGAATCCCTTCTCTCTCTGAG AATGTAAATCGTGAAGTAGTACATGATGGGCCGACAGATAGCAGTTACATAATTTCATTGGTGAATTGGGCTCTCCCATATGCTCAGCGTTACATTTATAACATTCATCCAAATGAATATTATCAACTCAAGCTGTCCGGATTCAAAACCCTACACTCTTTGAAAATCACTGTGGTAGATAAATTGTTCTACACGTACGTCATAAACAAGTTCGGGATTAAATCCAATAATCTAACTGAGTGCACTTGTCTATTACACGACAACGTTTTGTACGCAGCTCGTAAATTCGATGACCATTCGCTTTTTATCGAGCTTTCCCGTCTTCTTCTTGTTGGAATACCCGAATTTAATTTCACGAATTTCCTTCACGTGATTACAACAATGGCGAAATCGGGTTTTACCGAGGTAAAAATGGAAGAATTTGTTACGAATAGTCAAAATTTACCAAATCTTCCGAGTGAAGAATCACAATGGTCGTTATCATCTACTTCATCATCTGAAGCGGGGTCTAGTATGACTAGAAAAACGGGGAAAATGTCAAGTTGGCCACCTGTCCATTGGAAAATGGGACCCGTTTTGATACCGCATGATGTTGGATTATTAGATAGTATCAGTGACCCGGACATGTTGGATACTGTTATCGATATGAACGTATATTCTTCAGATACCCCACAAAATGTGATAACCGGGAGGATAGGAGAAAGTGAGGCGTTCAAATACTTTTGTACAGAACTTGGTGAAAAACGTGTGACGTGGGTCAACGAGGTCAACGAATCTGGATTGCCGTATGATATTCTTGTTGAAGATAAGGATAACAACGAGAAGGAATACATTGAAGTTAAATCAACATCGAAGATGAACAAGGATTGGTTTAATATAAGTTTAAAGGAGTGGGCGTTCGCTGTTAAAAAAGGTGAATCTTTCAGTATCGCGCGTGTTGTTTTATCGGATAAGAAACCTGCCAAGATTACTACTTTTAAAAATCCTGCAAAATTATGCCGCTCAAAGCAGCTTCAGTTGGCTATTCATCCAAACAAGTAG